Proteins from one Arthrobacter sp. DNA4 genomic window:
- a CDS encoding MFS transporter — protein sequence MALPSHTTPVDDTGATTDRVWLAVLAAGIAAAMHIWKLPAALAGIQADLGTSLIQAGLLLGIIQLASVVGGLATAVGGEMAGLRRLLILGLVLLSGASAVGAAAPSTEWLMAARTLEGVGFLLAVVVAPALIRKVAPPQRLNIALASWATFQGTATLIGLSAGALFLQAAGWREWWLIMAVLTLLPVPLLLCRVPKDVAPAETGLRPALRRVGRTVATRRPWIIGVVFACYTAQWMAVLGFLPSIYRSAGLDGPWPGILSALVGGVNAIGALSAGPLIQRGISERRIIFWTFLSMSAASVATFAVNWDRFGNGIFIQVVLIAAFSAVGGLIPAAVTSYSVRIAPADGSVTAVLGLTQQIFNVGNFAGLMLFALLATTTGGWGTTWWLTCALSCLGMGLLALLGRAAKSDFPANGKLKCKAGHTSLQSRKRR from the coding sequence TTGGCTCTGCCGTCGCACACCACACCCGTTGATGACACCGGGGCGACGACGGACCGGGTGTGGCTTGCCGTCCTCGCGGCCGGTATCGCAGCGGCCATGCACATCTGGAAGCTTCCCGCCGCCCTGGCCGGCATCCAGGCGGATCTTGGCACCTCGCTAATCCAGGCCGGGCTGCTGCTGGGCATCATCCAGCTGGCCAGCGTGGTTGGCGGCCTGGCCACGGCCGTGGGCGGGGAGATGGCCGGCCTGCGCCGACTCCTGATCCTCGGACTTGTCCTGCTAAGCGGCGCGTCCGCCGTGGGTGCAGCCGCCCCCAGCACCGAATGGCTGATGGCAGCACGCACCCTGGAGGGCGTCGGCTTCCTGCTTGCCGTGGTGGTGGCGCCCGCCCTCATCCGCAAAGTGGCCCCGCCGCAGAGGCTGAACATTGCGCTGGCAAGCTGGGCCACGTTCCAGGGAACGGCCACGCTGATCGGCCTTTCCGCGGGTGCGCTGTTCCTGCAGGCTGCGGGCTGGCGGGAATGGTGGCTGATTATGGCGGTTCTCACGCTTCTCCCGGTGCCGCTGCTGCTTTGCCGGGTGCCGAAGGACGTGGCTCCAGCCGAGACCGGACTCCGGCCCGCCCTACGCAGGGTGGGGCGCACCGTTGCCACCCGCAGGCCTTGGATCATCGGCGTGGTGTTCGCCTGCTACACGGCGCAGTGGATGGCGGTGCTTGGCTTCCTGCCCTCGATCTACCGCTCAGCGGGGCTCGACGGCCCGTGGCCCGGTATCCTCAGCGCCCTGGTCGGTGGCGTCAACGCCATCGGTGCCCTCAGTGCCGGTCCGCTAATCCAGCGGGGAATTTCTGAGCGGCGCATCATTTTCTGGACCTTCCTGTCGATGTCCGCCGCTTCCGTGGCCACGTTCGCCGTGAACTGGGACCGCTTCGGCAACGGCATCTTTATCCAGGTTGTCCTGATCGCCGCGTTTTCCGCCGTCGGGGGCCTCATACCGGCGGCGGTGACTAGCTACTCCGTGCGCATCGCACCCGCAGATGGCTCCGTCACTGCCGTGCTGGGGCTGACGCAGCAGATCTTCAATGTGGGAAACTTTGCGGGGCTCATGTTGTTCGCCCTGCTCGCCACCACTACCGGCGGCTGGGGCACCACCTGGTGGCTGACGTGTGCCTTGAGCTGCTTGGGAATGGGCCTGCTGGCGCTCCTGGGACGGGCCGCCAAAAGTGACTTTCCGGCCAACGGA
- a CDS encoding MBL fold metallo-hydrolase, translated as MSVELITLGTAAGPAIRGPENGISSALVVDDAFYMVDFGLGCSRAAHEAGLRGKDFVVSFVTHLHSDHVVELPGFLLWNWGNPVEGFTKPVSIVGPGKDATRPGGNALSGTGQLVSHSLQAFSYDIDIRVHDEARPDLASLVRTVDLATPAHGSEDAARPFDVYEDDRVKVTGILVEHPPVRPALAFRFETDAGSVVFSGDTAECEAMVVLAEGADVLVHEAVNLDFYADKGFAPEFLNHQRIAHTPPEAAGRVASAAGVDRLVLSHLAGRAEPQWWRSRAASTFAGTVDVAVSGQRFRIGSPVLASA; from the coding sequence GTGAGCGTCGAACTGATCACTCTTGGCACCGCCGCCGGCCCGGCCATCCGCGGACCTGAAAACGGCATCTCCAGCGCACTGGTGGTGGATGATGCCTTTTACATGGTGGACTTTGGCCTCGGCTGCTCCCGTGCCGCCCACGAGGCCGGCCTTCGGGGCAAGGACTTCGTGGTAAGCTTCGTCACCCACCTGCACTCGGACCATGTGGTGGAACTTCCGGGCTTCCTGCTGTGGAACTGGGGGAACCCGGTGGAAGGGTTCACCAAGCCTGTGTCCATTGTCGGCCCGGGCAAGGATGCCACCCGCCCCGGCGGCAACGCGCTGTCCGGCACCGGCCAGCTGGTATCCCACTCGCTGCAGGCCTTCTCCTACGACATTGACATCCGGGTCCATGACGAGGCCCGCCCGGACCTTGCGTCGCTGGTGCGCACCGTGGACCTGGCCACCCCCGCGCACGGCTCCGAGGACGCGGCCCGCCCCTTCGACGTCTACGAGGATGACAGGGTCAAGGTCACCGGCATCCTGGTGGAGCACCCGCCGGTGCGGCCCGCCTTGGCGTTCCGCTTCGAGACCGACGCCGGTTCTGTCGTATTCTCCGGTGATACCGCCGAATGCGAGGCCATGGTGGTGCTCGCCGAGGGTGCGGACGTCCTGGTGCATGAAGCGGTCAACCTGGACTTCTATGCGGACAAGGGGTTCGCGCCGGAGTTCCTGAACCACCAGCGGATCGCCCACACGCCGCCTGAGGCCGCCGGCCGGGTAGCCTCCGCGGCGGGGGTGGACCGGCTTGTGCTCTCCCACTTGGCCGGGCGGGCGGAACCGCAGTGGTGGCGCAGCCGTGCTGCCTCAACCTTTGCCGGCACCGTGGACGTCGCCGTCAGCGGCCAGCGTTTCCGCATCGGCAGCCCCGTCCTGGCTTCCGCCTGA
- a CDS encoding aldehyde dehydrogenase family protein codes for MTATQYEVHDPATLELVGHAPENTAQDVEAAVAAARAASAGWAADREARRNSLLAGAALIRRDLDALATLLSREQGKPKAEAAGEFSVAAGLFEYYADLEWDSEQQLSPRADRSLEVQYRPVGIVGTITPWNFPISLLCVKLAPALVVSCTVVAKPSPSTPLSTIALVNLLNEALPAGVLQVRTSSRRTVNVALSTSPGIRKISFTGSTEVGISIAQQAASTVKRVTMELGGNDPAIVLDDADIAVTARGIVGSAFRNAGQVCMAVKRVYAPRSRSAELAEAIAAEAARHVLGHGIADGTTMGPMHNESQLKLVHGLVDSAVGAGARILSGGTAGCDLPGYFLSPTVVIDAEPGMDLVEQEQFGAALPIVAYDNLDDTIAGLNAGEFGLGASVWSPDQERAYATASRLEAGTVWVNQHTLVEPDAPFGGWKASGVGRERGRWGLEEYLETRVINARPHA; via the coding sequence ATGACGGCAACCCAGTATGAGGTCCACGACCCGGCCACCCTTGAACTCGTTGGACATGCTCCGGAAAACACCGCGCAGGACGTCGAGGCCGCGGTGGCAGCCGCCCGTGCAGCGTCGGCCGGCTGGGCCGCGGACCGGGAGGCCCGCCGCAATTCCCTGCTGGCAGGCGCGGCCCTGATCCGCCGCGACCTGGACGCGCTGGCCACCCTGCTCTCCCGGGAACAGGGCAAACCGAAGGCCGAGGCCGCCGGCGAATTCTCCGTGGCCGCAGGGCTGTTCGAGTACTACGCCGACCTGGAATGGGACTCGGAACAGCAGCTGAGCCCGCGCGCGGACCGCAGCCTGGAGGTCCAGTACCGGCCCGTGGGCATCGTTGGCACCATCACGCCCTGGAACTTCCCCATCTCCCTGCTCTGTGTGAAACTTGCCCCCGCTTTGGTGGTAAGCTGCACCGTGGTCGCCAAGCCCTCACCATCCACTCCCCTGTCCACGATTGCCCTGGTGAACCTGCTCAACGAGGCCCTCCCCGCCGGTGTGCTGCAGGTCCGGACCAGTTCGCGGCGGACCGTGAACGTTGCTTTGAGCACCTCGCCGGGCATCCGCAAGATCTCCTTCACCGGCTCCACGGAGGTGGGCATCTCCATCGCGCAGCAGGCCGCCTCAACGGTTAAGCGCGTCACCATGGAACTGGGCGGGAATGATCCTGCCATCGTGCTGGACGATGCGGACATCGCCGTCACCGCCCGCGGCATTGTGGGCAGCGCCTTCCGCAACGCCGGCCAAGTCTGCATGGCGGTCAAGCGCGTCTATGCCCCGCGCAGCCGCAGTGCGGAACTTGCTGAGGCCATTGCCGCCGAGGCAGCCCGCCATGTGCTGGGCCACGGCATTGCTGATGGCACCACCATGGGCCCGATGCACAACGAGTCCCAGCTCAAGCTGGTCCACGGCCTGGTGGATTCCGCCGTGGGCGCCGGTGCCCGCATCCTCTCCGGCGGCACCGCCGGCTGCGACCTGCCCGGCTACTTCCTCTCCCCCACCGTGGTGATCGACGCCGAACCCGGCATGGACCTGGTCGAGCAGGAACAGTTCGGGGCGGCGCTGCCTATCGTGGCCTACGACAACCTCGACGACACCATCGCGGGACTGAACGCCGGCGAATTCGGCCTCGGCGCATCGGTGTGGAGCCCGGACCAGGAGCGGGCCTACGCCACTGCCTCCCGCCTTGAGGCTGGAACGGTCTGGGTCAACCAGCACACCCTGGTGGAACCGGACGCCCCGTTCGGTGGCTGGAAGGCCTCCGGCGTCGGCCGCGAACGCGGCCGCTGGGGCCTGGAGGAATACCTGGAAACCCGCGTCATCAATGCCCGCCCCCACGCCTGA
- a CDS encoding SDR family oxidoreductase: MSHEQLPIVLTGVSSGIGARTARILAYRGIPLIGIDRNPPTEFSGTFVQADLSSQAGIDAAAASVTAAAPHGIAGLANIAGVPGTAPWRTVLAVNVFGVRGLVRALAPLLGEGGAVVNLASNVAVNWREVKAKCSAFALAEDQAAALESIAGDDEVTGESYLFSKQCVRVLTEHLAAELLPQRIRVNSVSPGPVATPILEDFKKDHGRDKVEGAGALLGRFGDPDDIAPVIDFLLRPESGWVNGSDIRVDGGLGAYRGSGLAAVPK, translated from the coding sequence ATGTCCCACGAGCAACTGCCCATCGTACTCACCGGGGTCTCCTCCGGAATCGGGGCACGCACGGCCCGTATCCTTGCTTACCGCGGCATCCCGCTGATCGGCATCGACCGCAACCCACCCACGGAGTTCAGCGGCACATTTGTCCAGGCGGACCTCTCAAGCCAAGCCGGCATTGACGCCGCCGCGGCATCAGTCACGGCCGCAGCGCCGCACGGCATCGCGGGCCTGGCGAACATCGCCGGCGTCCCTGGCACGGCCCCGTGGCGGACCGTGCTGGCGGTGAACGTATTCGGCGTCCGTGGGCTGGTCCGGGCGCTTGCGCCCTTGCTCGGCGAGGGCGGCGCCGTGGTGAACCTGGCCTCCAACGTTGCCGTGAACTGGCGGGAGGTCAAGGCAAAGTGCTCCGCTTTCGCACTCGCCGAAGACCAAGCTGCCGCGTTGGAGTCCATTGCCGGCGACGACGAGGTGACGGGTGAGTCCTACCTCTTCTCCAAACAGTGCGTCCGGGTCCTCACCGAGCACCTGGCCGCCGAACTGCTGCCGCAGCGGATCCGGGTCAACAGCGTCAGCCCGGGACCCGTGGCCACTCCCATCCTCGAGGACTTCAAGAAAGACCACGGCCGCGACAAGGTGGAGGGCGCCGGTGCACTGCTCGGCCGCTTCGGCGACCCGGACGATATTGCCCCCGTCATCGACTTCCTGCTCCGCCCCGAATCGGGCTGGGTGAACGGCTCGGACATCCGCGTGGACGGCGGCCTGGGCGCGTACCGCGGCTCCGGCCTCGCCGCAGTACCCAAGTGA
- a CDS encoding IclR family transcriptional regulator encodes MANAAPAGRTTRRAGPTAAPKRPAGDDGAAAHQAASVTSRALALLGTFDTEHSVQSLSSMARRAGLPVATAHRLAGDLVAWGGLEKANGEYRVGQQIWRLGLLAPAQQNIAEVAAPFMQDVLFVTHNVVNLFILDGEEVLLVERMSGTGAGQPFRRVGARLPLHASAAGKIMLAYGAKDLFSSAVQRLEPHTPRTITQPGLLAAEIERVRANGYATTEEEAGPDNYGLAVPVFLPNNQVVAALGIVTRGRPAPVGSVVPVLNIAARGIARRLGVEHLPH; translated from the coding sequence ATGGCTAACGCTGCCCCGGCAGGCCGGACCACCCGGCGCGCGGGTCCGACGGCCGCGCCAAAGCGTCCAGCCGGCGACGACGGTGCTGCCGCACACCAGGCGGCCAGCGTCACGTCGCGCGCCCTGGCGCTGTTGGGCACTTTCGATACCGAGCATTCCGTTCAAAGCCTCAGTTCCATGGCCCGGAGGGCAGGGCTCCCGGTGGCCACCGCACACCGCCTGGCCGGTGATTTGGTGGCGTGGGGCGGCCTCGAGAAGGCGAACGGCGAATACCGTGTAGGCCAGCAAATCTGGCGGCTGGGCCTGCTGGCACCCGCGCAGCAGAACATCGCCGAAGTGGCTGCACCCTTTATGCAGGACGTTCTCTTCGTCACCCACAACGTGGTGAACCTGTTCATTCTGGACGGCGAGGAGGTCCTGCTGGTGGAGCGGATGTCCGGCACCGGTGCCGGTCAGCCGTTCCGGCGCGTGGGCGCCCGCCTGCCCCTGCACGCAAGCGCCGCGGGCAAAATCATGCTCGCTTACGGAGCCAAGGACCTCTTTTCCTCCGCTGTCCAGCGGCTGGAGCCGCATACGCCGCGGACCATCACCCAGCCCGGACTGCTGGCTGCCGAGATCGAGCGGGTCCGTGCCAACGGCTACGCCACCACTGAGGAGGAAGCCGGCCCGGACAACTACGGCCTGGCCGTTCCGGTTTTCCTGCCGAACAACCAGGTGGTGGCCGCGCTGGGCATCGTCACCCGGGGGCGCCCGGCGCCGGTGGGCAGTGTGGTTCCGGTGCTCAACATTGCTGCACGCGGCATTGCGCGGCGCCTGGGCGTGGAGCACTTGCCGCACTAA
- a CDS encoding PDR/VanB family oxidoreductase, whose amino-acid sequence MSASAGATIDAVVDQVDRVADQVVSLVLRRADGQPFQPWQPGAHIDVHVGDGLVRQYSLCSSPDELDHLRIGVLHVPDSRGGSKAVHALLAGTPLTISEPRNNFPMRDSRRYLFLAGGIGITPLIPMLEAAEAAGKEWTLVYGGRSRNTMAFAQQLEDRYGPDRIRIIAEDEAGRLDLDQILGMPRAHMLVYACGPGGLLGAVEERCMGWPPGALHTERFVASTLGAAAANAPFEVELARTGTTVTVPNDKTILEAVEEVGVRVLSSCRGGLCGTCETQIISGEPEHRDAVLSQEDRDAGEVMLVCVSRAAAGCPRLVLDL is encoded by the coding sequence ATGAGTGCATCTGCAGGAGCCACCATCGACGCCGTGGTCGATCAGGTGGACAGAGTGGCGGACCAGGTGGTCTCCCTGGTGCTGCGGCGTGCCGACGGCCAGCCGTTCCAGCCCTGGCAGCCCGGCGCACACATCGATGTCCATGTGGGGGACGGCCTGGTGCGCCAGTACTCCCTGTGTTCCTCACCTGACGAGCTGGACCACCTCCGGATCGGCGTGCTGCACGTGCCGGATTCCCGGGGCGGGTCGAAAGCGGTGCACGCGCTGCTGGCCGGCACGCCGCTGACCATCTCCGAGCCGCGTAACAACTTTCCGATGCGTGACTCCCGCCGCTACCTCTTCCTCGCGGGCGGGATCGGCATCACGCCGCTGATTCCGATGCTTGAGGCGGCTGAGGCCGCCGGCAAGGAATGGACCCTGGTGTATGGCGGCCGGAGCCGGAATACCATGGCCTTCGCGCAGCAGCTCGAAGACCGGTATGGCCCGGACCGTATCCGCATCATCGCCGAGGACGAGGCAGGCCGGCTGGACCTGGACCAGATCCTGGGCATGCCCCGGGCGCACATGCTGGTGTACGCATGCGGTCCCGGCGGGCTGCTCGGTGCGGTGGAGGAACGCTGCATGGGCTGGCCTCCGGGCGCCCTGCACACCGAACGTTTCGTTGCCTCCACCTTGGGCGCTGCCGCGGCCAACGCCCCGTTCGAGGTCGAGCTGGCCCGCACCGGAACCACCGTGACCGTGCCCAACGACAAGACCATCCTCGAAGCTGTGGAGGAGGTGGGCGTGCGCGTCCTGTCCTCGTGCCGGGGCGGCTTGTGCGGCACCTGCGAAACCCAGATCATCTCGGGTGAGCCCGAGCACCGCGATGCCGTCCTCAGCCAGGAGGACCGTGACGCCGGCGAAGTCATGCTGGTTTGCGTCTCCCGTGCAGCGGCCGGCTGCCCGCGCCTCGTCCTGGATCTCTAG
- a CDS encoding cytochrome P450 — protein sequence MTVITHDANVLGEDPFDTANLLDPYPFLGRLRDAGAVSYLESTGSYAVAGYQEVYEVLTDFETYISSGGLGPRDIRKDSGWRPPSILESDPPIHTVMRRALTGVINPSTVRALREPFTPPAVELTEQLAQRERFDAITDLAEKYPLRVFPDAVGIPDVGREHLLPYGNMVFNAFGPENYIFKQAFAQGDEHAAAVMRNCQRENLDDVGFGAQIWKRVEDGLITEQQATLLVRALLSAGVDTTIFGIGNTLSVLARYPAAWARLRENPKLAKFAVDEALRLESPFQKFHRTVAVDTVLGGVHLPAGAKVLVFLGAANRDPRKWGENADDFDLNRNASGHVAFGMGLHQCVGQPIARLEMEIVLQQLLERVAAIEPDGAPAPILHNVLRGFESLPVRITAA from the coding sequence ATGACCGTTATCACCCATGACGCCAACGTGTTGGGCGAGGATCCGTTCGACACCGCGAACCTCCTGGACCCGTACCCGTTTCTGGGTCGGCTCCGCGATGCCGGTGCCGTCTCCTACCTGGAGAGCACCGGCAGCTACGCCGTGGCCGGCTACCAGGAGGTCTATGAGGTCCTCACCGACTTCGAAACTTACATCTCCTCCGGCGGGCTGGGCCCGCGGGACATCCGGAAGGATTCGGGCTGGCGGCCGCCCAGCATCCTGGAATCGGATCCGCCCATCCACACCGTGATGCGCCGGGCGCTGACCGGCGTCATCAATCCCAGTACAGTCCGCGCCCTCCGCGAACCGTTCACGCCACCGGCTGTGGAGCTGACGGAACAGCTGGCGCAGCGCGAGCGGTTCGACGCCATCACGGACCTCGCCGAAAAGTACCCCCTGCGTGTCTTCCCGGACGCGGTGGGGATTCCCGACGTCGGACGTGAACATCTGCTGCCGTACGGCAACATGGTGTTCAACGCGTTTGGCCCGGAGAACTACATCTTCAAGCAGGCTTTCGCCCAGGGCGATGAGCACGCTGCCGCGGTGATGCGGAACTGCCAGCGCGAAAACCTGGACGACGTCGGATTCGGTGCCCAGATCTGGAAGCGCGTGGAGGACGGCCTGATTACCGAGCAGCAGGCCACGCTGCTGGTCCGCGCCCTGCTGTCGGCCGGAGTGGACACCACCATCTTCGGCATCGGGAACACGCTCTCGGTGCTGGCGCGTTACCCAGCGGCCTGGGCCCGGCTGCGCGAGAACCCCAAGCTGGCCAAATTTGCCGTGGACGAGGCGCTGCGGCTGGAATCGCCGTTCCAGAAGTTCCACCGGACCGTTGCCGTTGACACTGTCCTGGGTGGCGTGCACCTGCCGGCGGGCGCCAAGGTGCTGGTGTTCCTCGGCGCCGCGAACCGCGACCCGCGCAAATGGGGTGAGAACGCCGATGACTTCGATCTCAACCGCAATGCGTCGGGCCATGTGGCGTTCGGCATGGGCCTGCACCAGTGTGTGGGGCAGCCTATCGCCCGGCTCGAAATGGAAATTGTGCTCCAGCAGCTGCTCGAGCGCGTGGCCGCCATCGAGCCGGACGGTGCTCCCGCGCCGATACTGCACAACGTGCTCCGCGGGTTTGAATCCCTGCCGGTGAGGATCACCGCCGCATAA
- a CDS encoding MFS transporter yields the protein MSTTPTRMAPSSPAAGDVLRDPKKAAISGWIGSALEYYDFALYSLAATLIFPTIFFPAENPTVGIIASLATYAVGYVSRPVGAVVLGAYGDRHGRKKVLVFAMLLMGFATFAVGLLPTYGQVGLLAPALLVILRLIQGFAVAGELGGASAMIVEHSPDARRGFFASFSLQGTQVGSILATAVLLPLAALLPADQFGAWGWRIPFLLSAVVIFAGYLIRRRVTEPPAYTAGTDGTKHRFPLAELLRTRPGALLRCILMTFTNVIGMATLIFGVSFATQKGYGNGFSSSEFLWVTLVANIAAVATIPVFGALSDRIGRRMLMAAGGVIGGVLVTGYLWAIEQGSLPLVFVCVVIVQGIFFQMWNATFATFFQEQFPMRIRVTGFAVSQNIGLMIASFFPSIFTAIAPPGSANIPLTIGLVTLGICLVSAVATLMSSDTKGTSLEDLEAQKTGRIAGRV from the coding sequence ATGAGCACCACCCCAACCCGCATGGCCCCTTCCAGCCCAGCTGCCGGTGATGTTTTGCGGGATCCGAAGAAGGCGGCCATAAGCGGCTGGATCGGAAGTGCCCTTGAGTACTACGACTTCGCGCTGTACTCGCTGGCCGCGACACTGATCTTCCCCACCATCTTCTTTCCCGCGGAAAACCCCACCGTCGGAATCATCGCCTCCCTTGCAACCTACGCGGTAGGCTACGTCTCCCGCCCGGTAGGCGCCGTCGTCCTTGGCGCCTACGGGGACCGGCACGGGCGCAAGAAAGTGCTCGTCTTCGCCATGCTGCTCATGGGCTTCGCAACCTTCGCGGTCGGGCTCCTGCCCACCTACGGGCAAGTGGGCCTCCTCGCCCCCGCCCTGCTGGTGATCCTCCGCCTGATCCAGGGCTTCGCGGTGGCCGGCGAACTCGGCGGTGCCAGCGCGATGATCGTCGAACACTCGCCGGACGCCCGGCGCGGCTTCTTCGCCAGCTTCAGCCTCCAGGGCACACAGGTGGGGTCAATCCTGGCCACCGCCGTCCTGCTGCCGCTCGCCGCCCTCCTCCCGGCTGACCAGTTCGGTGCCTGGGGCTGGCGCATCCCCTTCCTGCTCAGCGCCGTCGTCATTTTTGCCGGCTACCTCATTCGCCGCCGGGTGACCGAGCCCCCTGCCTACACCGCGGGTACCGACGGAACCAAACACCGCTTTCCGCTCGCCGAGCTCCTGCGCACCCGGCCGGGCGCACTGCTCCGCTGCATCCTCATGACCTTCACCAACGTCATCGGCATGGCCACCCTGATCTTCGGCGTCTCCTTTGCCACCCAGAAGGGCTACGGCAACGGCTTCTCCAGCAGCGAGTTTCTGTGGGTGACGCTGGTGGCCAATATCGCGGCCGTAGCCACCATTCCGGTGTTCGGCGCGCTCTCGGACAGGATCGGCCGGCGGATGCTGATGGCGGCCGGCGGCGTTATCGGCGGCGTCCTGGTGACCGGATACCTGTGGGCGATCGAGCAGGGGAGCCTCCCGCTGGTCTTCGTCTGCGTGGTCATCGTGCAGGGTATCTTCTTCCAGATGTGGAACGCCACGTTCGCCACGTTCTTCCAGGAGCAGTTCCCCATGCGGATCCGGGTAACCGGCTTCGCTGTCTCGCAGAACATCGGACTCATGATCGCGTCATTCTTCCCGAGCATCTTCACCGCAATCGCTCCTCCCGGCTCGGCCAACATCCCCCTGACCATCGGGCTGGTCACGCTCGGCATCTGCCTGGTCTCCGCGGTGGCCACCCTGATGTCCTCCGACACCAAGGGCACGTCTCTCGAGGACCTCGAGGCGCAAAAGACCGGACGAATCGCAGGCCGCGTTTAG
- a CDS encoding GntR family transcriptional regulator, translating to MPESPARNTGAHFVYQELKRRILSLELKPGERIYEPAMASALQVSRTPLREAIRRLISEDLLEQQPTGGVLVPALDEAAISELYEVRAAMESLMARNACLKATPADIEALHGILQRNAAMVTFADDAMQQGMALHAKIAAIAGNSWARRFHGQISSHMERYRHFTNSTQERRDQALAQHRTLVDAVAGGDPDKAAAIAFDHVMGARDAAVRAISGTATTGA from the coding sequence ATGCCAGAGTCACCCGCCCGGAACACCGGCGCCCACTTCGTCTACCAGGAACTCAAACGCCGGATCCTGAGCCTTGAGCTGAAACCGGGGGAGCGCATCTACGAACCGGCGATGGCGTCGGCGCTGCAGGTGAGCCGCACGCCGCTGCGCGAGGCCATCCGGCGCCTCATCAGCGAGGACCTGCTGGAACAACAGCCCACAGGCGGGGTGCTGGTGCCGGCCCTGGACGAAGCTGCCATATCAGAACTGTATGAGGTCCGCGCGGCAATGGAATCCCTGATGGCCCGCAACGCCTGCCTGAAAGCGACGCCCGCTGATATCGAAGCCTTGCACGGCATCCTTCAACGCAACGCCGCCATGGTCACGTTCGCCGACGATGCCATGCAGCAGGGCATGGCATTGCACGCCAAAATCGCCGCGATCGCCGGAAACTCCTGGGCCCGCCGTTTCCACGGCCAAATTTCCAGCCACATGGAGCGGTACCGGCACTTCACCAACAGCACGCAGGAGCGCCGGGACCAGGCCCTGGCCCAGCACCGGACCTTGGTGGATGCAGTGGCCGGCGGCGATCCGGACAAGGCTGCCGCCATCGCGTTCGATCACGTGATGGGCGCCCGGGACGCCGCGGTGCGGGCCATCTCCGGCACCGCCACAACCGGCGCATGA
- a CDS encoding MFS transporter, whose amino-acid sequence MIGELGRRTSTALLVHSALIQAVTFLVRPAATYRALELDVPGFALGLLAASYAVFPLLLAVPTGGLVDRLGERRLMAIGSAVVLSCSVFLLLWGFSIVTLVIGTALLGAGQLACVVGQQAVVANNAASSRMDSAFGYLTFAASLGQALGPLAISLVGGASIRPDTQAIFLLSVVMSLVLFATTFVVPAHVSAGKRKAVSAGTGSAVSLLKSPGVARALATSATVLAVVDLTMVYLPALGTDRGLTAATVGAMLTVRAVFSMVSRLLLGRVSRRIGRMRLLVVSLALSTAALAAAAIPMPAWLLFIVMALLGLGLGIGQPLTMSWLSAQAPAGQRGRALALRLAGNRVGQVVLPSAIGVVAAGLGAGGVFLASAVVVGGTLLLLRGVQLD is encoded by the coding sequence ATGATCGGTGAACTCGGACGGCGCACGTCCACGGCCCTGCTGGTCCATTCCGCGCTCATCCAGGCCGTCACGTTCCTGGTCCGCCCGGCAGCCACCTACCGTGCATTGGAGCTGGACGTTCCCGGCTTCGCCCTGGGGCTGCTGGCCGCCAGCTACGCCGTCTTTCCGCTGCTGCTCGCCGTGCCCACGGGCGGCCTGGTGGACCGCCTGGGTGAGCGCCGGCTCATGGCGATCGGGTCCGCCGTCGTCCTTTCCTGCTCTGTCTTCCTGCTGCTCTGGGGCTTCTCGATCGTGACACTCGTCATCGGAACCGCGCTGCTGGGCGCCGGGCAACTGGCCTGCGTTGTGGGGCAGCAGGCGGTGGTGGCCAACAATGCCGCCTCGTCCCGGATGGACTCCGCGTTTGGATACCTGACGTTCGCCGCGTCCCTGGGGCAGGCGCTGGGGCCGTTGGCGATTTCCCTGGTGGGCGGCGCTTCCATCCGTCCCGATACCCAGGCGATCTTCCTCCTTTCGGTCGTCATGAGCCTGGTGCTGTTCGCCACCACCTTTGTTGTCCCGGCCCACGTCAGCGCCGGGAAAAGGAAGGCCGTTTCCGCCGGTACGGGCAGCGCGGTATCGCTGCTGAAGTCGCCCGGCGTGGCGCGAGCCCTGGCCACCAGCGCCACCGTCCTGGCCGTGGTGGACCTGACCATGGTCTACCTGCCGGCCCTCGGCACCGACCGTGGACTCACCGCGGCAACCGTGGGCGCCATGCTGACGGTCCGCGCCGTCTTCTCCATGGTGTCGCGGCTCCTGCTGGGCCGGGTGTCCCGGAGGATCGGCCGGATGCGGCTGCTGGTGGTGAGCCTGGCCCTGTCCACCGCGGCGCTGGCAGCCGCAGCCATTCCCATGCCGGCGTGGCTGCTCTTCATTGTGATGGCCCTGCTGGGGCTGGGCCTGGGCATCGGCCAGCCGCTGACCATGTCGTGGCTTTCGGCGCAGGCACCGGCCGGGCAGCGCGGCCGGGCGCTGGCCCTCCGGCTCGCCGGCAACCGGGTGGGACAGGTGGTCCTGCCCAGTGCCATCGGCGTCGTTGCCGCCGGACTGGGCGCGGGCGGCGTGTTCCTGGCGTCAGCCGTCGTGGTGGGCGGGACGCTCCTGCTGCTCCGCGGCGTGCAGCTGGACTAG